TTTATTTTCATCCTGTTTGTAAAGCGGAAAGTTCAGTTCTTTGGGTAGCTCACCTGTTGGAGCAACGCCTTTGTATTTAAAATCAGCCGGAGAACCTTTTGGCTTATGATGATAATAAAATTGAGGCAAGTTATTGCTGTTTAAAGCTGTTTGGTATCCTGAGGGCTTGACGACAAAAATGGTCTGATCTTCCTGAATAGGTAAACTGTAACGTCCATTTTTATCCGTTAAGACTACCTGAACTCCATTAGAAACAGCTACTCCTTCAATTCCTTTTTCACGGTTTTCTTTCTTTTGATTCTTATTACTGTCTTCATATACATATCCTGAAACCGAAGACTGGGAAAAAGCCATTGCTGACACCAGCATACAAGGCATTAAAAATTTTATATTAATACTCATCTTTTATTTTTTTTATTGATTATACTTATTTACTCCACCAAACTTTTACATTGATATCATCACCGCCCATCTGCTGAACTGCTGCCTGATAATTCTCTTTGTTTAAAACTCTTGTATTAGGTGGATACATCAATCTTTGAGGAAGATTCCCGCCATTTAAGAGCCCGCCATTATTAGGAAGTACCGGCAACCCTGTTCTTCTCTTTCAAACCATTGCTGATGGTCTACAAAAAATAATGCAACATATTTCTGAAGCATAATTTTCTTCATATCTCCTGTTCCAAATGCTACCACGGGATTATCAAAATAATTAGCAGGAACTACAGCTCCCCATTGTTCTATAGCTGCTTTTACTCCATTTTCGTAAAACGTCTTTGCACTTCCCTGGATGATTCCTTTAAATGCCAATTCTGCTAATGTAAACTGAAGCTCAGCGTATGGATATACTAAAATTTTAAGAGGTGCCTTCGCCAGGTTTTGGTTAAGGTTTGATGGCTGATAGGTAAATACAGTACCTTGTGCATATCCTGATGGTGCTCCTAAATATCCTAAGTTAGCATTCGTTTTTGGGTCTTTTGCCTGCGAGAAAAACAATGCCATACGTGGATCATTATTGGCCTTCAATGTCTCTACAAAGAATTCTGAAGCGGCTCTACCTGTCGTAAAATCCTGAGGTCTTGCAATAGGCGGCATCAATGGGAAGATTCCAGTAAGATCAACTTTTGCTCCTTCTGCATTATTCTGGAAAATGGGATATGTTGTCGGGTTATTAATAATTTCCTGAATTCTTTCTCTAACATTTACTTCACCATCTTTATTTAAGATCCTGATCAAAAGTCTTAGAGAAAGAGCATTACAGAATTTTTTCCAGCCAATGATTCCATTAGGATCTGAATCTGCTTTAAAGAACAAATCTCCCCCGGTAAGTGTTTTATTGGTAATGAAAAGAGAATTGGCTGCTTTCAAATCATCCAATAATTTAATATAAATATCTTTTTGTCTATCGAACTTCGGATACATGACCTTATCATCCAGTTGTGACGCTTCAGAAAATGGAACATCTCCATAAGTATCGGTAAGATTGGAATAGATCCAGGCATTTAATACCATCGAAATGGCCTGATAATTTTTGTCCCCTTCAGAAATCGCTGCTTTTTTAAGGTCATCTACCTGTTTTAGCCATCGGTAGGAATTGTCCCAGAAGCCGTTTCCTGTTTTTTCTGTTAAATAATAGCGGCTCAAAGAGTTTCCTTCGTTCGGAAAATCCAAAGAAACCTGCATGATATCAAAGGTAAAATCGTTTGCTCTATTGTAGCCTACAGTTGCCATATTATATTGGATAGGAACCAACAATGCACTGGCAACAGGCACATTAATTCTACTGGTATCTTTATTGATCTCATCAAGGCTTCTGTCGCACGAAACAGTACTGCCCACAAGAGCTAGAAATGAACATATATAGATTAACTTTTTCATTTTTTTTGATTTTAAAATTTAACGTTTACCTGGAAACCAATAGTTCTGGCCTGAGGCATCTGCCCCATCTCAATTCCTGGTGTGATTGTAGAATCATCTAAAGTAGCGGCCTCCGGATCAAATAATGGGAATTTCGTCCACATCCAAAGGTTTCTTCCAAATACTGCAAGGGTAATATCTGTAACTTTTAAAGGTTCCACAATTGATTTTGGGAAAGAGTAAGAGATTCTGGCATCTCTTAACTTAAGGAATGAAGTATCAAATGAGTTGGTTTCCACATTGGCTCTTCTGTAATAATCTCCATAATAGGTAGCAACCGGAATTCCTTTTGTATTGGGAGAAAAAGTTCCGTCAGGATTTTGCACAACTCCCTGTCCAACGATCAACCCTCCAGGATTATCTCTTCCTACAAGGGTATGAGTAAGCTTCCCTTGCTCTGACATTTTGTGATGGGAATGAGAGTAAGCAATTCCTTTGTACTGCCCATCAAATGAGAAACTCACTGTAATATTTTTGTATCTGAATTCATTTTGAAGGCCTGCTCTCCATTTCGGATAAGCATTCCCTATCTTCTTCATTTCCGTTGATTTGGCCGTTAATCCATCTTTCGCGTCATAAATTACCTGTCCATCCGGTGAATACAATAATCCTGCACCATACATATCTCCAAGAGAACCTCCAACTACGGCATCATAGAAAACTACGCTTCCCACACTTGCCATTGTATAAGGTTTCCCCTGATATTCTTCCGGAAGGGAAAGGATCTTGTTTCTGTTCATGGACCAATTAGCACTTATATTCCATGAGAAGTCTTTATTCTTGATCGGATAGGCATTTAAGGTCATCTCAATCCCTCTGTTTCTCAGTTCACCGGCATTGATAATTCTCTTGTTATATCCTGTTTCAAGCAACATCGGAATAATAATAGACTGATCCTTGGAATTATTCTGATACGCTGTAAAATTGAATGTTAATCTGTTTTTAAGAAGAGTAAAATCCATACCGCCTTCAATATTGGTAATCATCTCCGGCTTCAGATTCGGATTCGGATATAATAACGGAGATTCTACAGATCCTACAAAACCACTATTTTCATAATACTTGTCCAACATATAGGTATAAGTATCATTTCCTACTTTAGACCATGATAATCTCAGCTTCCAGAAATTTAAATTGTCTGATTTTAGCTTAAAGATATCCGATAATATAAAGGATGATGATAAAGAGGGATAGAAATAAGATCTGTTATGAGCAGGAAGTGTGCTGCTCCAGTCATTTCTGGCTGTCACATCAAGGAAAATCATATCTTTATAACTGAAATTGGCCAATGCGTACACACTGTTCACCTGATTGTCATTAGGTTTTGGCAGCTTATACTCTACCTGAGTAGCATTAGACAGCTGATAAAGACCTGCTTTATTAAGTCCGTTTCCTCTGTAATCATTCATCGTATATTCATGATACCTGATATTTCCTCCGGCAGAGGCTGTTACCCCAAAGTTTCCGAATTTATTTTTATAGGTGAATAAAATATCATTATTCAGATCCATATATCGGATGTATTGTTCTCTATAATATCCCTTAGCATAGTTGGCAGAACTCCATGGTCTTCTTTGAGTACGAAATTCATTGTTCCATTCCAGCCCTGTTTTATAGGCTACATCAAGGTTTTTTGCCAGCTGGTAACTAAGATTAATATTTCCTGTAATTGTTTTTTTATTGGTACCATTCAGGTTTCGTACGCAATCAGGTAAGGATTGTCAATATAAGAACTGAAAGGATGAATCTGATCTACCTGATCCTGTCCTTTTTTCCAGATAGGTCTATACCAGGCAAGATCTACGTTTGGATTCTGGAAAATCATAAAATAGGAGATCGACTGATTGTTGTAACCTGTTGCAGGAAGATTATCACTTTTTGTCTGACTAAAATTGACCTTAGTTCCTATTTTCAATCTGCTGCTTAGTTTATGATCTAAGGATAACGCTGCACTAAATCGGTCTAAACCTGTATTCGGCATCATC
This is a stretch of genomic DNA from Chryseobacterium tructae. It encodes these proteins:
- a CDS encoding SusD/RagB family nutrient-binding outer membrane lipoprotein, which translates into the protein MPVLPNNGGLLNGGNLPQRLMYPPNTRVLNKENYQAAVQQMGGDDINVKVWWSK
- a CDS encoding SusD/RagB family nutrient-binding outer membrane lipoprotein, translated to MKKLIYICSFLALVGSTVSCDRSLDEINKDTSRINVPVASALLVPIQYNMATVGYNRANDFTFDIMQVSLDFPNEGNSLSRYYLTEKTGNGFWDNSYRWLKQVDDLKKAAISEGDKNYQAISMVLNAWIYSNLTDTYGDVPFSEASQLDDKVMYPKFDRQKDIYIKLLDDLKAANSLFITNKTLTGGDLFFKADSDPNGIIGWKKFCNALSLRLLIRILNKDGEVNVRERIQEIINNPTTYPIFQNNAEGAKVDLTGIFPLMPPIARPQDFTTGRAASEFFVETLKANNDPRMALFFSQAKDPKTNANLGYLGAPSGYAQGTVFTYQPSNLNQNLAKAPLKILVYPYAELQFTLAELAFKGIIQGSAKTFYENGVKAAIEQWGAVVPANYFDNPVVAFGTGDMKKIMLQKYVALFFVDHQQWFEREEQGCRYFLIMAGS
- a CDS encoding TonB-dependent receptor domain-containing protein, with the translated sequence MNGTNKKTITGNINLSYQLAKNLDVAYKTGLEWNNEFRTQRRPWSSANYAKGYYREQYIRYMDLNNDILFTYKNKFGNFGVTASAGGNIRYHEYTMNDYRGNGLNKAGLYQLSNATQVEYKLPKPNDNQVNSVYALANFSYKDMIFLDVTARNDWSSTLPAHNRSYFYPSLSSSFILSDIFKLKSDNLNFWKLRLSWSKVGNDTYTYMLDKYYENSGFVGSVESPLLYPNPNLKPEMITNIEGGMDFTLLKNRLTFNFTAYQNNSKDQSIIIPMLLETGYNKRIINAGELRNRGIEMTLNAYPIKNKDFSWNISANWSMNRNKILSLPEEYQGKPYTMASVGSVVFYDAVVGGSLGDMYGAGLLYSPDGQVIYDAKDGLTAKSTEMKKIGNAYPKWRAGLQNEFRYKNITVSFSFDGQYKGIAYSHSHHKMSEQGKLTHTLVGRDNPGGLIVGQGVVQNPDGTFSPNTKGIPVATYYGDYYRRANVETNSFDTSFLKLRDARISYSFPKSIVEPLKVTDITLAVFGRNLWMWTKFPLFDPEAATLDDSTITPGIEMGQMPQARTIGFQVNVKF